In the Magnolia sinica isolate HGM2019 chromosome 15, MsV1, whole genome shotgun sequence genome, one interval contains:
- the LOC131227270 gene encoding uncharacterized protein LOC131227270 — protein sequence MKLRSEFEGTRSNLMNRESVPSLDTCLNDLLREEQRLLTQTTMEQRRSTSVPVAYAAQGRPRSRDMSTVQCFCCKGFGHYAANCSRKFCNYCKKDGHIIKECPTRPPKKSETAYTVSVGSSSAGSLVNTTQSAPAPAPVSVQPVTPDMIQQMIISAFSALGLSGSTVRADDREGA from the exons atgaaactaaggtctgaatttgaaggcaccagatccaatcttatgaaccgagaatctgtcccctccttggatacatgcctaaatgatcttcttcgcGAGGAACAGCGCCTTCTCACTCAAACCACCATGGAACAACGACGATCTACATCTGTTCCTGTAGCCTATGCAGCACAAGGCAGGCCACGAAGCAGGGATATGAGCACTGTTCAGTGCTTCTGTTGCAAGGGATTTGGTCATTATGCTGCAAACTGTTCCCGAAAATTCTGCAACTATTGCAAAAAGGATGGCCATATCATCAAGGAATGCCCAACTCGACCCCCTAagaaatcggagacagcatatactgtctcagttggctcttctagtgcgggtagtttggtgaatacaacacaaagtgctcctgctcctgctcccgtttcagtccaacccgtgacccctgacatgattcaacaaatgatcatttctgcattttcagctttaggactctcag gatcaacagtcagggcggatgatcgcgagggggcctaa